The DNA segment ACCTTACCCGTCGCGTGGAAAGTGTGGGAAGAATCGGTGAATCCACGTACAAGGTGGTGGTGATCGCGCGACGTCAGGATGATGGATCCTTGAATTACCTCGCCCGATTTGAAGAATGATGATTTCGAAAAGAACGCATGAGTGCCAGCGCAGCCAGTTTTCTCCTTCCTGATACCGAGCCCTCCTGGAGGCTCTGGCGTTCGCTTGCCTCCACGAAGGCGGAGCCGGTGAGCTCGCCTGCGGAGTTCCGTGAGCAGTCGCGCCCCCTGGTGGTCGGCCTGCCCGCCACGGCCTGCCGCAGCATCGGTCTCATTCTTCCCACCGTCGATGCCACCCTGCTGCCCTCCATGATCGAGTCGCAGCTGGAGCGCCGGGGCGTTCATGTGGAGAAATCTCCCACTCCAAATTTCGCATGGCATCTGCTGGGGCAGAATCAAGGGCAGTCCTTCGTCAGCGTGGATGTGCTGGCGCATCCCTTCCCCGAGGACCTCGCCGTGCCGCATGCGGTGAACTACACCGCCGCGCTCCGTCTTGTCACCCTTCCGGCCAACAACCTCTGCATCATCGAGGAGCATGGGCTGCTGGTGCTGGTCGCAAATTTCCAGGGCCGCCTGTGGCACAGTCACGTCACCGGCTTCGCGGAGATGCCGGTGCAGGATCTGGCCCGTGAAATCGAGCTGGCCCGGCTCACGCTGGAATCGCAGGAGGGTTTTGGCGTGGTGCGCGGTGTCACGCTGGCGGGTGAACGACCATCCGCTCTGGCCGCGGAACTTCGCAAGTACATCGGCATGCCATTGGAAGTCTCCGGACCTCCCGGGGCAAATCGCGGTCTGGATCTCAAAGTGCTGCCAAAGCTGCTGCCGGCTTCCGTATTCACCGCCCAGGCCAATCGCGAAACGAAGCGCCGTCTCTTCTCCGTGGGGGTGCTCACGCTCGTGTTGTACGCCATTCTCTTCGCGTGCGGATGGTGGTACCTGCAGTCGCTGAAACAAGAGGTCGGAACCATGGAAGAGAGCGCCAGCGTGTCACGCGGACCCGCGGAACGCGTGCGCGCCGCCTCTGAACGCTGGCGCTCCCTGGAGCCCGCCGTGGAAAAGCAGCGCTACCCCATGATGCAGCTCAGCCACGTGACGAGCATCATGCCCCCCAGCGGCGTGGTCATCAAACGCTTCTCCGCAAAGCCCAGTGAGATTGAACTGCGCGGTGATGCGCGCGACCTGCAGACCGCGGCGCAGCTTCTGGAGGATCTCAAGAAACATCCCAAGCTCAACCGCTTCCACTGGGAGATGCCCACTCCCGACATCAAGAACAAGATCGCCACCTTCCGCATCACCGGGAAGATGGACAGCGGCACCTGATCTCCCCCACCCGCTCTCTCCCCCTTTCATCCTTCCTTTCTTCTCCTCCCTTTGAAAAAGCGAACTTACAACACCCGCGAGAAGCGCCTGCTCTTCCTCTGTGTCGGCACGATTTTCCTCGTGGGGAACTTCATGGCACTGCGTGAGTTCACCAGCCGCCGCAAGGATCTGGTCACCAGTCTGGACAAGCTGAAGAAGCAGGAAACCGCCAACCGCATGCTGCTGCTGGATGGCCCCCGCATGGAGAAGCTGGATGCCTGGCTGGACAAGTCCATGCCGTACACCAACTCCGCCGGCAAGGCGCAGGGCCAGCTCCTCGATGACCTGCGCAATTCGGCGCTCGACATGGGACTGAAGACCGAGAATGAGAATCCGCTGGAATCGCTGGAGCTCTCCCACCACAACGAGGTGTCCGTGAGCCTGCGCGTGCGCGGCGCCCAGGAGGTGGTGATCAGCTGGCTGCTCACCCTGCAGTCGCCGGAGAAGTTCACCGCCATCAAGTCGGTGGAACTCGAACTCGACACCCGTTCACGTGAGAAAACGCCGCAGGCCCAGTGCAACATCACCGTGGCACGCTGGTTCAATCCCAAGCCGCCTCCCGGCTACCAGGAACCCGTGCCGGCTCCTGCTCCGGCACCCGCGGCTGTGCCAGCTGAAAACACCAATCCGCTCGAGCTCACCACCCCGCTCGACGGCCTCGTCCCCCTTGCCCCCTCCTAGTCATGAAGCCAACCTTCGCCGCCTGTTTGCTTCTGCCGCTGTGTGCATCCGTCTCCATCGCGACGGCACAGCAGGATCCGGATCTCCCGCAGCGTGTGGAGCCGACTGAGGTCGCGGCGCTCACGTCCGCCTCTCCCTTCACGCGCTCGCTGAATCTCTCGGACTCGCTCGTGCTCACCGGCATTGCCTATATTGAAGGCAAACCCGTCGTCACAGTGATGAACAAGGAGACGAAGGAAAGCCACGTGGTGGGCGAATTGCCCAATGCCCAGGGCTGGAAGCTCGCGGAGACGAGCGCGACGGTGAAACTCGACCGCACCCAGGCGAAACTGATGATCGGCACGGAAGTGGTCACCGTGCGGTACAGCCAGGAACAACTCACCCCGGAAGCCATGAAAAAAGGTGGCTACCGCCCCGGCGGCGGTGATGGCCGGCACGATGGCGAACGCCGTGATGACGGTCCACGCCGCGACTTCCCCCGCCCCAGCGAGGAGGATCGCCAGCGCTTCATGTCCATGTCGGAGGAAGCCCGGAAGAAGTTCATCGACATCATGCGCGAGAATGGAGAAAAGATGCGCATGGCCTCTCCTGAGGAGCGCTCCGCCTTTATCAGGAACATCAGGGACAGGGTGGAAGCCGAAGACAAGCAAAACAAGCGCTGAGGCCTTCTCGTTTCCCTGCATCCGCATCACTCCCGCATCTCTCCCTCCACGCCGCTCCCTCCCCGCTTTCTCATGCATTGTCTCTCCCCCTTCCCTGCAGCCATTCGTCCCCGCTCCCTCTCTCTGTCTCTACTCCTGCTGATGGGAACGCTGGCGTGTAGCAGCAGTGGCATGCTCCACGCGCAGATCCGCGGCGGCACCACCCTGAAACCTGACACCGCGACCAGCCCCCGTGAATTCCGCCCGCTGGCGAACATGCCAGCCGAGCAACGCGCGCCCATGGATCCCGTCGTGGCCCAGGCAGCGCCGCAACCTCAGCAGCAGCCCACCTCTCCCACCCAGCCGGCCCCAGGAGGTCCCGGTGGATTTCCCGGAGGTCCCGGCGGTGGCTTCGGCAGAGGCGGCTTCGGACGTGGCGGTGCCAGCAGCAGCACGGAAGAACTTTTCCGCATTGATGGGGACAAGGTTTCCCTGCAATTCCCCAACAACACCATCACGGACATCCTCGGCATCTACGAGCGCCTGACAAACAAGACGCTCGTGAAGGACACCACCATCTTCGAAGGGCAGACCATCAGCCTCGTCACGCCGGTGCCAGTGGACAAGGCAGAGGCCATCAAGCTCATCGAAGCCGCACTGCTCACGAACGGCTACGCCATCGTGGCGGACCCGGACGGCAAGAGCTCGCGCATTCTCTCCACACGCACGACGACTGCGACCAGCGGTGCGCAGTTTTCTCAAGGTGTGAAGTTCTACCAGAGCGCCAATGACCTGCCGGACAATGAAACGATCGTGAGCTACTTCATGGGCCTCACGAATCTGGACCCCACCGAGGCTGCCACCATGCTCGGCGGTCATGTGGGACTCAATCCGTATGGCCGCATCACGCCGGTGGTAAGCCCTCCCGGACTCCTCATCACGGAAAATGCCAACATTGTGAAACAGCTCGTGGCGATTCGTGAGGTCATCGATACGCCAGGAGCCGCCAGCTCACTGGTCACCAAGTTTGTGCTGCTCAAGTATGCAGACGCCGCGACCGTCGCACAGATCGTGCAGGCCACGCTGAATGCCCAGGCGCAGGATAAGGAAGCCAAAGGGATCACCACCATCCGCGGACAGGGAACCTCCGGCGGCGGTGGCGGAGACAACCGCCAGCAGCAGCAACAGCAGCAGTCCAGCAACAACAATAACAACAACCAGCAGGGTGGAAACCGCCGCATCCAGGCGACTTCACAGGTGATCGCGGATACCCGCCTCAATCAGGTGCTCGTGGTCGCAGAACCGGATGAGTACGCGTATGTGGTGAGCCTCATCGCGGAGTTCGACAAGCCGGTGGATGTGCCAGCCGCGTATGAGCGCAAGCTGAAGAACGTCTTCTCCGTGGATGTGCTCTCCGTGCTGGCAGACATGCTGCGCGAGCCCGTGGGCGGTACGGCGCAGCTTCCAGGCGGCGGCTCCGTTTCGGGACAGAACCAGCAGCAGCTCATCACCAGCAGCAATCAATTCCTCACCGGCACTACGGGAGCCCAGCAGCGCGGCGGCACCTTCAACGCAAGCGCAGCCAGCACCGCCACCACGGGCACGACGGGTGGAGTCACCTCCCGCCCCGACCTCCTGCTGGAGTCGGAAGAGCAAACCGCTCCGGTTTCCGTCCTGATCAACAAGACCCGCCTCATCGCGGATCCGCTGGCGAACAGCATCATCGTCATCGGGCCGAAGGAAAACCAGGACAAGGTGGACATGCTGCTCGACAAGCTCGACCGCAAGGCGCCGCAGGTCTATCTCGCCACGGTCATCGGCCAGCTCACCCTGGGTGATGGGTATCAGTTTGGCATCAACTACCTCCAGAGATTCACCGAGTCAGGCAATGGCGGCGTGGCCAGCGCGCTGATCACGCGTGATGACATCATCACGAACAACAATGTGTCCGATATGACGACGAACCTGATCACGTCGGCCATTGCCAACACGAACGGATTCAACCTCTACGGCCAGATCGGCGAGTCCGTCGATGTGTTCGTGTCCGCCCTGGAAACCACAAATGACTTCAAGGTACTCTCCCGTCCGAGTGTCTTCGCGCAGAACAATCGTCGTGCGATGATCACCAGCGGCCAGCAGATTCCCGTGCCTGAGTCCACACTGACAAACGCCTCGTCCCAGAACCAGAACAACCAGGGCAACGTGACCACCACCATCACCTACAAGGACGTGGTGCTGAAACTGGAAGTCATTCCGCTCATCAATCCGGATGGCGATGTCACCCTGCGCATTGCCCAGGTGAATGACACCGTGATCGGCAACCAGATCGTGGCGGACAATACCGTGCCCATCATCGGCACCGAACAGCTCACCACGACTGTGACCGTGCCCACGGGCAATACGATCGTGATCGGCGGCCTGATTTCCGAGCAATTCAAAACAGACACGCAGGGCATTCCGGTCATCAGCCGCATCCCCGGCATTGGCCGCCTCTTCAAGGAGGACGTCACCAGCAAGCAGCGCAAGGAACTGATCGTCTTCATCCAGCCCGTGGTGGTCACGGACGACTTCGCCGTGCGCAAGGCCAGCAAGCAGGAGGACCTTCGCACGAAGGCCGGCGAGAGCGCCTACCATGCCTTCCCACAGACCGTGGTGCCCAAGGCTGTGCCTGTCACCGACCCGGATCCTCCCGTGAAGCGCAAGTGGTACGAAATCTTCAAGAAGACCGAAGGCATCCCCAGCTCACCTCCACCGCCACGGAACGGAACGACGACCACCACGGAGACGCGGACTTACTTCCCGCGTGCGAAGTAGACAACTCGGGCAGGCAGGCCGTATCTCGTGATGCGACTGGAGCACATCGATCATGTCGCACTGCGGTGTGCTTCACCGGAAGCGACGAAGGATTGGTATGTGAACACGCTCGGATTCGAGCACGTGTTCCCGGGCCAGTGGTCCGGCAACCCCATCATGCTGCGTTTGGGTTCGACCTACCTGACGCTCTTTCCCCAGAAAGAGGGCGCGCCGCCCGCCGCGAATGGCCAGGCCTGGCACCTTGCCTTGCGGGCTGCGACTTATGCAGACTTCCGGGAGGCGCAGAGCGAGCTGGAAGGAAAGGGAGTCTCGTTCCAGTTTCAAGACCACGAGATCTCCCACTCGATCTACTTCTTTGATCCGGACGGGTTCCTGCTGGAGATCACCACGTATGATATCGTGGATGGTGCGAGGGAGTCGAATCCGGCCTAGCGCGATTACGATTTCGTGTGCTGTCTTGCTTGAAGCATCTGACCAAGTCCAAGCGAACGCCAGATTACTCCATTAAATTGAGGGATTGAAGAAGAGCACAGCGTACGAAATGCTCGCCCCATGATTTCACCTTCCACATCCGTGTACAAGCTTGAGATGATCTGCGACGATCCACTCTACGAAGGATTGGCGCTCAGCTTGGACCTTCCGTCCAGACTGGGACAAGACAGCCTGGTGGATGACATCACTCCCGGGGTGAACATCTCGCCAGAGACTCGACTCTGGTCGCAGCCGAACCTCGCTCCAGGATGGCAGCCACCGAGATGTGACGGAGCCGTCCGACCTGAAAACGACTACCCTTGCATCAATCTTTTCCTGCCGGCATTCAGCAAGAGAGCCTATGATGCCCTTTCCGATCTGCTCCTGCCGAACGGCGAGCTTTTGCCATTGGTCACCCATGCAGGAAGCTTCTTCTTCTTCAACGTGACGACCATTGTCGATGCGCTGGATTTGGAGGCCTCAAAGTGCAAATTCTGGTGCGATCCACCCACGACCGCGGTCAACGTTTATCATTTTGAGTTCCTGCCAGACCGCTTGAAGGGTTTGTCGATCTTTCGGATCCTGGAATTGCCAAGCTTCACGTTTGTGACCGAGACGTTTGTTGAACGAGTCAAGGCCGCGGGACTGCAGGGTTTCTGTTTCAGGAAGGTTTCGCCCATCCCGCCCGATGAGCATTGGCGAAAGAATGAACTCATCTTGCGGTGATAGCTCGCTGACGAACGAGTGCATGCTTTCCTCCGTCCATCCCCACCGATCCATTCGATTCCAGAGTGTAGCTCAAAACTCGCTCCTCACCTCGAATGTCGGCCACCAAGACACCGCCACGCAAGCGGACCAAGACCGCGACCAAATCACCTTCGTCCCCCAAGTTCGCCAGGCCTGGTGAGGGACGATGGTCGACCATCCGCTGGGGAAAGCTCTCCATCCGCGGGTGGGTCGAGCTGCTCCTGGTCTTCATCGCAGCCATCTGTCTCTATGCGATTCTCTTCGTGCGGCGACAACACATCGAGTATCGACCGGCGCACACATTCTCTGTGCAAGATCCCGCCTTCTTCAGCTCCGCGCACGCAGCGACCAACCCTGTTCCCATCGAAGGCAATCGCATCACGCTGCTGCATAATGGCAACGGGATCTTTCCCGTAATGCTGGAGGCCATTCGCGGTGCGAAGAAGACCGTCAACTTCGAGGCCTTTCTCTTTCACTCGGGCGAAATCGGGAACCAATTCATTGAGGCCCTCGTCGATCGTGCGAAGCATGGCGTCGAGGTTCGAGTTCTTCTCGATGGCATCGGTTCGGGCACGGACTTAAAGAACAGCGATGTGCAACGGCTCACCGATGGAGGCTGCAAATTCGCCTATTACCACCCGACCCGGGCGTTGCGCGTAGATCGGCTGAATCGTCGCACGCACCGCCGCGTTCTGGTCGTGGACGGCAAGGTCGCTTTCACCGGAGGCGCGGGTTTTGCTGACGAATGGAGGGGTGATGGCGCGAAACCGGAGAACTGGCGTGAAGTCCATGCCAAACTCGAAGGCCCCATGGTGGCGCAGCTGCAGAGTGCCTTCCAACAACACTGGCTGTCCGAGACGGGCGAGATGCTTTCCGGCGCGGGCCACTTCCCTCTCCTGGAAAAAGCCGGGGATCTCAAGACGCAGGTGACCACCTCGGACGAGTTCACCGTGGCCGCCCTGCCACTCATCCAGGCCGTGGCCATCGCGGCTGCGGAGAAGACCATCTACATCACCAACCCCTACTGCACCCCGACCGATGAGCAGGTGCATCTCCTCGGCGAGGCAGTGAAGCGCGGGGTGGATGTGAAGATGATTCTCCCCGGCAAGCACAACGACCAGCCCGCCACAAAAGCCGCCGGTCGCGGCAGCTACGGCAAACTGCTGGAAGCCGGCGTGAAGATCTATGAGTTCAAACCCACCATGATCCACTCCAAGACCATGGTGGTAGACGGCATGTTTGCCATGTTCGGCACCTCGAACTTGGATGCCCGCTCCTCCCTCATCAATGAGGAGATCGACGTGAGCGTCTATGACGCCAGCTTCGGCACGGAGATGGATCGTGTCTTCCGCGAAGACTTGAAGAACTGCCAGGAGTACAAGCTGGAGGACTTCAAGAAGCGGTCCCTGAAGGAGCGCGTCACGGAGTGGCTGGTGTATCCGTTTCACTCACAGTTGTGAAGAGCACTACCGCAGCCAGGCACTCGCGGCACTGGGAGAAACAGAACGCGAGACCCGCTCCATCGTGGCTCAACCGCCTGCCGACATGATGACGTCGCGCCAATCCACAAGTGCCAAAGCAGAATGGTGTTCGAGTCTCGCCATGTCTCCTTGAGCCAGGTGAAGGATGCATCGCAAGACCCTTGATTCATCCGCATTCAGTCGCCTCAGGTAACCTGCCGTTTCGGAAAGTTTTGCCATCACCCGATCCCGACTCTCCGGCTCAAACTGCTGATGAATCGCATACACAACCTCACGAGCCAGGTTGGCTGGCCCCGGCTCCCCGGTCGCTTGGTCGTAGGCGGCCACCGCGGTTTTCAATGCTTGCAGCAGTCCGCGCTCTTTCCGGGTCAGGTCATCAAAGGCTGCGGGATCGCTCTCCCAAAGTCTGGCCGCCACAGCATTGGCCGACTCCGCCAAAACCCTTGAAAATTCTGCATCGAGCCTGAGCAACTCGATCGCTTCGGGTTTGTCACGATGCTCTGGCGGAATATCAAACCACATAGGCAACCAAAGGAAGGCCGGAGCTCACGCCGACAGCCACTTCCAAACCGCCACAATCAATACCGCCACGCCAAAGGCGAGGAGCAAAAGACCGGGAAAGCCGCGGAGTTGGTTGGAAGCCATGAGGATAGTGTTGTGGTCCTGAATGTTAACGAACACAAAATGTGGGGAAAGACGCCGACACTTATCACAATTTGTTTGACACTCCAAAAGAACCCCCTACTGTCGCGCTCCCCATTTTTAGACAAACGACGAGACCTGTATAGCAACCGAATAAGACATGAAAACCTTTTCTGCCAAGGCCCAAGAAGTGGAGCGCAAGTGGTGGGTCATTGATGCCGCTGACCAAGTGGTGGGCCGTGTGGCTGTGAACGCAGCGAACATCCTTCGCGGCAAGAACAAGCCCATCTTCACCAATCACGTGGACACCGGTGACAACGTCATCATTGTGAACGCAGAGAAGGCCGTTTTCACGGGCAAGAAAGAGACGGACAAGACCTACACCTCCTTCTCCGGTTACGTCGGCGGCCACAAGTCCACCAATCCCGAGCGCATGCGCCAGAAGCACCCCGAGCGCATCCTTGAGAAGGCCATCTTCGGCATGATCCCGCACAACCGTCTGGGCAGCGCCGTCCTTCGCAAGCTTCATGTGTACGCTGGCAGCAGCCACCCCCATGAGGCCCAGCAGCCCCAGGCTTACAAGCTGGTCTAATTCCTGAACACGCACTGACCAGCAACGACTGATTTCCCTTCTGATATGAGCATCACTTCCTTCGACGCCGTCGGCCGACGCAAGACCTCGATTGCCCGCGTGTTCCTCCGCCCCGGCAGCGGCACCGTCACGGTGAACAACCGGACCTTGGATGAATATTTCCCCACCGTCACCCTGCAGAACCAGCTCCTGGCTCCCCTGCATGTGACCAGCAACGCCCAGAACTTCGACGTGAAGGTCACCGCGACTGGCGGCGGCGTCACCGGTCAGGTGGGTGCCATCCGCATGGGCCTCGCTCGCGCACTCTGCCTCGCCAACCCTGAGAACCGCCCGGTCCTCAAGGCAAACGGCATGCTGACCCGCGACTCCCGTATGAAGGAACGCAAAAAGGCTGGTCAGCCCGGTGCCCGCAAGCGCTTCCAGTTCTCCAAGCGCTAATCGCGAAGGCATACCGCCATTCGAATCTCTGGAAAGCACCGGACCAGTCCGGTGCTTTCTTGCGTTTCAAGGTTCTACATACATTTCAGTCTTGCATTTCCCCTAGGGAAGTCTGATATTTTGTGTCAGGCAACAACCGTGGAATTTCTTCCCGCTATGGCCTTCATGGATGAACGTGGTGTTTGTTCAATGGGTCAGTCGCAGGAGGTGTCCAGATCATGAGTTCACTCCCGAACGTCATCCACTTTAATTGTCAGTCCTGCGGCATGCTCCTCACGGTGCCGAGGGAAATGGCTGGCGTCACGGGACCGTGCCCTCACTGCCGGGCCACCATCACCTCACCTGCGGCACCCGCGCCCACGGCAGCAGTTCCCGGACCCTCGTGGCCCATGGCACAGAATGCAGCGGGGGCTCCACCTGTCCCGGCTCCGGTGATGACGACACAGGTGCCCATTCCTGTGCCTGCGCCCGCACCTGCTCCCGTGCAGTCTCTGCCGCCGCCACAGCATCTTCCGCCTCCCCAGCCATCTGCACGGGCCCCATTGCCCGCACCCGCACCCGCTCCTGCCCCTGTTGAGGTGCCTGAGCCGGTGCACACCCCCAGCTCCGCCTGGGAAGCCTCCAATCCGCCTCAGGCATCCCCACTGCCACCCGTCGTGGGCGGGGGTGTGATGCATCCCGCCTGGCCTCCGACAGGGGGCGAATTGCCGGTACCCAACCCGGGCGCGCCTGGCTCGGCGCATCCCATCATGGACAGCGTGTTGCAGATGCCCGGCGTGCATCCTGGACAGAGCCCGGCACCCGCTCCTGTGCAGCACTCCCTGCCCCCACAAGGAGCAGCGCACGCGTCCGCCCCATTCCCGCCATCGCCACCACCCCGGACATCTCCGCTGGCATCGCCCGGCAACGCGGCCTCCCAGCGCTTCAAGTCCTCACGTGGCTACTCGACTACCCGCAAAGGCCCGGCAGTGCTCGCCATACTCATGGCGCTGATGGCCATCGCGGGCACCGCGTGGTTTTTCCGCGACCAGATTCGCGTGGCCTGGACCACGCACCTGGCCGCTCGCGAAGCAGAGGCCGATGCCTTGGAGTTCCATCCCACGCCGCCGGAGCCGGATGAACCTGCGACACCGCCTACGGCATTCAATCCCGCCACCCCACCGCGAACGGCCAATCCTGATGCCCCAACCTCATCAGGGCCGAAAGCTTCCACTCCCGCCCCCGTGGCATCTGTAGGCGGCGATGGAGCGCCCTCTCAATCGCCACCCGCGGCTTCCGGTACCTCTCCAGCCAACCCCGGCTCCACGCCTCCTGAACAGGTTCAGCGCCCCTCGATGGCTTCCGCACCATCGGACGCGGCGCCAGCATCCGAAGCCCCCCCGCAGCCTGTGGCACCGAATTTGGTCGAGGTCCCCAGCGCCTCTCCAGCCCCCGCCCCCGGTGATGCCCCTGCGGGCGTGAACACCCCTCCCAAGCGTCCCGCCCCCACCGTACCAGCGACTCCCACGGTGGTGGATGTGCCGGCGGAGGCCCGGCCTGCGTTGGAGGCTCTACAGCAGTTTCTCGTGGCCACCACCTGGGAAGAGCGCCTGAAAGTGGTGCAGGGAGCAGACCTCATGCGGCCCCTTATGGAGAGCTACTACGCCTCCATGCCGGATGGCCCGCTCCATGTGGCCAAGATTGGCCTCATCCGCCATGACAAGGCTCCACAGACGGGACCGCCGCACTGTGTCTTCCAGGTCGGTGGCGGCGATGTGAAGCGCCCCCTCCCCATCATGGTCGAGCAATCGCCGGAAGGATGGAAGGTGGATTGGCTGACCTTCACCGAATTCA comes from the Roseimicrobium gellanilyticum genome and includes:
- a CDS encoding imm11 family protein, translated to MYKLEMICDDPLYEGLALSLDLPSRLGQDSLVDDITPGVNISPETRLWSQPNLAPGWQPPRCDGAVRPENDYPCINLFLPAFSKRAYDALSDLLLPNGELLPLVTHAGSFFFFNVTTIVDALDLEASKCKFWCDPPTTAVNVYHFEFLPDRLKGLSIFRILELPSFTFVTETFVERVKAAGLQGFCFRKVSPIPPDEHWRKNELILR
- the rpsI gene encoding 30S ribosomal protein S9: MSITSFDAVGRRKTSIARVFLRPGSGTVTVNNRTLDEYFPTVTLQNQLLAPLHVTSNAQNFDVKVTATGGGVTGQVGAIRMGLARALCLANPENRPVLKANGMLTRDSRMKERKKAGQPGARKRFQFSKR
- a CDS encoding secretin N-terminal domain-containing protein, with amino-acid sequence MHCLSPFPAAIRPRSLSLSLLLLMGTLACSSSGMLHAQIRGGTTLKPDTATSPREFRPLANMPAEQRAPMDPVVAQAAPQPQQQPTSPTQPAPGGPGGFPGGPGGGFGRGGFGRGGASSSTEELFRIDGDKVSLQFPNNTITDILGIYERLTNKTLVKDTTIFEGQTISLVTPVPVDKAEAIKLIEAALLTNGYAIVADPDGKSSRILSTRTTTATSGAQFSQGVKFYQSANDLPDNETIVSYFMGLTNLDPTEAATMLGGHVGLNPYGRITPVVSPPGLLITENANIVKQLVAIREVIDTPGAASSLVTKFVLLKYADAATVAQIVQATLNAQAQDKEAKGITTIRGQGTSGGGGGDNRQQQQQQQSSNNNNNNQQGGNRRIQATSQVIADTRLNQVLVVAEPDEYAYVVSLIAEFDKPVDVPAAYERKLKNVFSVDVLSVLADMLREPVGGTAQLPGGGSVSGQNQQQLITSSNQFLTGTTGAQQRGGTFNASAASTATTGTTGGVTSRPDLLLESEEQTAPVSVLINKTRLIADPLANSIIVIGPKENQDKVDMLLDKLDRKAPQVYLATVIGQLTLGDGYQFGINYLQRFTESGNGGVASALITRDDIITNNNVSDMTTNLITSAIANTNGFNLYGQIGESVDVFVSALETTNDFKVLSRPSVFAQNNRRAMITSGQQIPVPESTLTNASSQNQNNQGNVTTTITYKDVVLKLEVIPLINPDGDVTLRIAQVNDTVIGNQIVADNTVPIIGTEQLTTTVTVPTGNTIVIGGLISEQFKTDTQGIPVISRIPGIGRLFKEDVTSKQRKELIVFIQPVVVTDDFAVRKASKQEDLRTKAGESAYHAFPQTVVPKAVPVTDPDPPVKRKWYEIFKKTEGIPSSPPPPRNGTTTTTETRTYFPRAK
- a CDS encoding VOC family protein, yielding MRLEHIDHVALRCASPEATKDWYVNTLGFEHVFPGQWSGNPIMLRLGSTYLTLFPQKEGAPPAANGQAWHLALRAATYADFREAQSELEGKGVSFQFQDHEISHSIYFFDPDGFLLEITTYDIVDGARESNPA
- the rplM gene encoding 50S ribosomal protein L13 is translated as MKTFSAKAQEVERKWWVIDAADQVVGRVAVNAANILRGKNKPIFTNHVDTGDNVIIVNAEKAVFTGKKETDKTYTSFSGYVGGHKSTNPERMRQKHPERILEKAIFGMIPHNRLGSAVLRKLHVYAGSSHPHEAQQPQAYKLV
- a CDS encoding phospholipase D-like domain-containing protein, which gives rise to MSATKTPPRKRTKTATKSPSSPKFARPGEGRWSTIRWGKLSIRGWVELLLVFIAAICLYAILFVRRQHIEYRPAHTFSVQDPAFFSSAHAATNPVPIEGNRITLLHNGNGIFPVMLEAIRGAKKTVNFEAFLFHSGEIGNQFIEALVDRAKHGVEVRVLLDGIGSGTDLKNSDVQRLTDGGCKFAYYHPTRALRVDRLNRRTHRRVLVVDGKVAFTGGAGFADEWRGDGAKPENWREVHAKLEGPMVAQLQSAFQQHWLSETGEMLSGAGHFPLLEKAGDLKTQVTTSDEFTVAALPLIQAVAIAAAEKTIYITNPYCTPTDEQVHLLGEAVKRGVDVKMILPGKHNDQPATKAAGRGSYGKLLEAGVKIYEFKPTMIHSKTMVVDGMFAMFGTSNLDARSSLINEEIDVSVYDASFGTEMDRVFREDLKNCQEYKLEDFKKRSLKERVTEWLVYPFHSQL